Proteins from a single region of Amorphus orientalis:
- a CDS encoding DUF2849 domain-containing protein: protein MKVITANRLTDGIVVFLGRSHRWVEDIDDVTALEEDAAVEAALAAAERDVANREVVEPYAIDVRAENGGLVPVKLREAIRAKGPTVRLDLGKQAEGAAKVDTAA, encoded by the coding sequence ATGAAGGTCATCACCGCCAATCGCCTGACCGACGGCATCGTCGTCTTTCTCGGCCGCAGCCACCGCTGGGTCGAGGACATCGATGACGTGACCGCCCTTGAGGAGGACGCCGCCGTGGAGGCCGCCCTTGCGGCCGCCGAACGCGATGTCGCCAACCGGGAAGTGGTCGAGCCTTATGCGATCGACGTGAGGGCCGAGAACGGCGGCCTCGTTCCCGTGAAGCTGCGCGAAGCGATCCGCGCCAAGGGCCCCACCGTGCGCCTCGATCTCGGCAAGCAGGCCGAGGGCGCCGCCAAGGTCGACACAGCAGCCTGA
- the cysG gene encoding siroheme synthase CysG — MSAAPHTDAGKLSVFPTFHRVEGRRVVIVGGGDEAGAKIRLLSETNAHLVVIAPELSPAASKAVQTAGASWHARDFSVSDVEGAALVFAASGEEADDRAVVDAARAAGVPVNAVDRPEICDFYVGALVNRAPVAVAITSSGTGPVLARHIRAKIEAMLPRETGALARIAENLRDTIASVFKDGVERRRYWERFFAGSVADTLREEGEDAARHTAETLIGHRSGAGYVTLVGAGPGAEDLLTLRAQRVLQEADVIVHDQLVPDAVVAMGRRDAERVAVGKAKGAHSVTQQRINEILVERARRGERVVRLKSGDPMIFGRAGEEIAALEEADIAYEIVPGVTAALAAASSAKIPLTLRGVTSSVVFATGHDKDGGVLPDWANLALSGSTVAVYMGRTVAGKIATRLMAAGLKGSTPVGVVENAARSDERLLTGRLDDLPALARRPDVSGPVLIVIGEAVAHAGATHAQPLAAERAFVAAA; from the coding sequence ATGAGTGCAGCACCGCACACCGACGCCGGCAAACTCTCCGTCTTCCCGACTTTCCACCGGGTCGAGGGACGCAGGGTCGTGATCGTGGGCGGCGGGGACGAGGCCGGCGCGAAGATCCGGCTCCTGTCGGAAACCAACGCTCACCTGGTCGTCATCGCGCCGGAGCTGTCGCCTGCCGCATCGAAGGCGGTGCAGACCGCCGGCGCCTCCTGGCATGCCCGCGACTTTTCCGTTTCCGACGTCGAGGGCGCGGCCCTCGTTTTCGCCGCCTCCGGCGAGGAGGCGGATGACCGGGCCGTGGTCGATGCCGCCCGCGCCGCCGGCGTGCCTGTCAACGCGGTCGACCGTCCCGAAATCTGCGATTTCTACGTGGGCGCGCTGGTCAACCGGGCGCCTGTGGCGGTCGCCATCACCTCGTCCGGCACCGGCCCGGTTCTGGCCCGTCACATCCGCGCGAAGATCGAGGCGATGCTGCCCCGGGAGACCGGCGCGCTGGCGCGCATCGCCGAGAACCTGCGCGACACCATCGCCTCCGTGTTCAAGGACGGCGTCGAGCGGCGGCGCTACTGGGAGCGGTTCTTCGCAGGCTCCGTAGCCGACACCCTGCGCGAAGAAGGCGAGGATGCCGCCCGTCACACGGCTGAAACCCTGATCGGCCATCGCTCGGGGGCAGGCTACGTGACGCTGGTGGGCGCCGGACCCGGTGCGGAAGACCTGCTGACCCTCCGCGCCCAGCGCGTGCTTCAGGAGGCCGACGTGATCGTGCATGACCAGCTCGTTCCCGATGCGGTTGTCGCCATGGGCCGGCGCGACGCGGAACGGGTCGCCGTCGGCAAGGCCAAGGGCGCCCATTCCGTCACCCAGCAGCGCATCAACGAGATCCTGGTGGAGCGCGCCCGGCGCGGCGAGCGCGTGGTTCGCCTGAAGAGCGGCGATCCGATGATCTTCGGGCGTGCCGGCGAGGAGATCGCGGCGCTGGAAGAGGCCGATATCGCTTACGAGATCGTTCCCGGCGTGACGGCTGCCCTGGCCGCCGCGTCCTCGGCGAAGATCCCGCTGACGCTGCGCGGCGTCACCTCCAGCGTCGTGTTCGCCACAGGCCACGACAAGGACGGCGGCGTGCTGCCGGACTGGGCCAATCTCGCGCTCTCCGGTTCCACCGTGGCCGTCTACATGGGCCGCACGGTCGCCGGCAAGATCGCCACCCGGCTGATGGCCGCCGGCCTGAAGGGCTCGACCCCTGTCGGCGTCGTGGAGAACGCGGCCCGCTCCGACGAGCGGCTTCTCACCGGCCGGCTCGACGATCTGCCGGCGCTCGCCCGCCGTCCGGACGTGTCCGGCCCCGTTCTCATCGTCATCGGCGAGGCCGTCGCCCACGCCGGAGCCACCCACGCACAGCCGCTCGCCGCCGAGCGGGCGTTCGTCGCAGCTGCCTGA
- a CDS encoding NUDIX domain-containing protein, whose protein sequence is MVSFSNDRTVSVLSTERLHSGFLTLDKVQVRIERPGKAPMDMEREIHDHGQVVSVLPYDPVRGTAVVVRQLRVPLLLNGEPDPFLMEACAGIIDPEDGSDETACRREAQEETGLALGDLQHVTTVYTSPGALTESIRLYLGVYSDANRVHDGGGHDADEDIDVIELPLADLADLQSRGAIMDAKLLILIQTLMLQKPELFRG, encoded by the coding sequence ATGGTTTCATTCTCCAATGACCGAACAGTGTCGGTGCTCTCCACCGAGCGCCTGCACAGCGGTTTCCTGACGCTCGACAAGGTGCAGGTCCGCATCGAGCGGCCCGGCAAGGCGCCCATGGACATGGAGCGCGAGATCCACGACCACGGTCAGGTGGTGTCGGTCTTGCCGTACGATCCGGTGCGCGGCACAGCAGTGGTTGTCCGCCAGCTTCGGGTCCCGCTCCTGCTCAACGGGGAACCCGATCCGTTCCTGATGGAGGCTTGCGCGGGCATCATCGATCCGGAGGACGGCTCGGACGAGACCGCCTGCCGCCGCGAAGCGCAGGAGGAGACCGGGCTCGCCCTCGGCGATCTGCAGCACGTCACGACCGTCTACACCTCTCCCGGCGCCCTGACGGAATCGATCCGGCTCTATCTCGGCGTCTACTCGGACGCCAACCGGGTCCACGACGGCGGCGGGCACGACGCGGACGAGGACATCGACGTGATCGAGCTGCCGCTCGCGGACCTAGCCGACCTCCAGTCCAGGGGCGCCATCATGGATGCCAAGCTCCTCATCCTGATTCAGACCCTGATGCTGCAGAAGCCGGAGCTCTTCCGCGGCTGA
- a CDS encoding DUF3141 domain-containing protein, which produces MLTSTLRPDLGFGAGLPPSAESLGLHARVDAWNRMTTGFVKWQGEMANLTMLHGHALANRLSGMAEANREAATKAWTASHPSGLAEDVAAYAVDAVQRWFLYMDTLRERGNIFLAHEAAGQPPVLYFAHETVVDGRSLPRPVNYSLLKILPPEGVRVDPDKRPFVIIDPRAGHGAGIGGFKSDSQVGIAITNGHPVYFVAFHPEPEPGQTLGDVTQAEAEFLRRIAGLHPDAPKPVVIGNCQGGWAGMLLAASNPELTGPLVMNGAPLSYWSGRNGVNPMRYFGGLAGGVLPALILSDLGNGKFDGANLVLNFEALNPGKTWWRKYYDLFDNVDTERDRFLEFERWWSGFFFMNEAEIRWILENLFIGNKLGRGEASFAPGEFVDLRRISQPIVVFASRGDNITPPEQALNWISDLYRDEQEIRVRGQRIIYMIHEDVGHLGLFVSGKVARREHAQIASTIEMIEALAPGLYEMEVVEKSGEGSAATFTVDFQSRTIADIASQDDGREDEAEFAAVSRLSSLGQEIYDLSARPFVQAAVTPASARAYFQSHPLRRRRRLLSDRNPVMSMLVPGADLARTYRRPARSDNPFKVMEHLFADAVERDWDLYRDLRDATYELTFNAIFGSPWMHRLGEAASMPAGRDAVGSYRDLPEVREALDRMESGGLAEAVIRMMILLARARGSVRRSRLERSNDLLSKTEPFASLSEQARTRIIHDQTIIIDFEPDRAFSTLPRLLDGAKERERALEIVLNVAGPRREMNAPTKDMVDRLTELLGEEAGRTSAA; this is translated from the coding sequence ATGCTGACGTCCACGCTTCGACCAGATCTCGGATTTGGCGCCGGCCTCCCGCCTTCGGCCGAAAGTCTCGGCCTTCACGCCCGCGTGGACGCCTGGAACCGGATGACGACGGGGTTCGTCAAATGGCAGGGCGAGATGGCCAATCTGACCATGCTGCATGGCCACGCCCTAGCCAATCGCCTGTCGGGAATGGCGGAGGCGAATCGCGAGGCCGCGACCAAAGCATGGACGGCCTCGCATCCGTCCGGGCTCGCCGAGGACGTGGCCGCATACGCGGTCGACGCGGTGCAGCGCTGGTTCCTCTACATGGATACCCTGAGGGAGCGCGGAAACATCTTCCTGGCCCATGAGGCGGCGGGGCAGCCGCCGGTCCTCTATTTCGCTCACGAGACGGTGGTCGACGGCCGGTCCCTGCCGCGCCCCGTCAACTATTCGCTGCTGAAGATCCTGCCGCCCGAGGGCGTCCGCGTGGATCCGGACAAGCGGCCCTTCGTGATCATCGATCCCCGGGCTGGCCACGGCGCAGGAATCGGCGGCTTCAAGTCCGACAGCCAGGTCGGCATCGCCATCACCAACGGGCATCCGGTCTATTTCGTCGCCTTCCACCCCGAACCTGAACCGGGTCAGACGCTGGGCGACGTCACCCAGGCGGAAGCGGAATTTCTCCGCCGCATCGCCGGCCTGCACCCGGATGCGCCGAAGCCGGTCGTGATCGGCAACTGCCAGGGCGGGTGGGCCGGAATGCTTCTGGCCGCCTCGAACCCGGAGCTGACCGGTCCCCTGGTGATGAACGGCGCGCCGCTGTCCTACTGGTCCGGCCGCAACGGGGTGAACCCGATGCGCTATTTCGGCGGGCTCGCCGGCGGCGTGCTGCCGGCGCTGATCTTGTCGGACCTGGGCAACGGCAAGTTCGACGGTGCCAACCTCGTTCTGAACTTCGAGGCGCTCAATCCGGGCAAGACCTGGTGGCGCAAATATTACGACCTGTTCGACAACGTCGACACCGAGCGCGATCGTTTCCTGGAATTCGAGCGCTGGTGGTCCGGCTTCTTTTTCATGAACGAGGCCGAGATCCGCTGGATCCTGGAAAACCTCTTCATCGGCAACAAGCTCGGCCGGGGTGAGGCGTCCTTCGCGCCGGGCGAGTTCGTCGATCTGCGCCGCATCAGCCAGCCGATCGTCGTGTTCGCCTCGCGGGGCGACAACATCACGCCGCCTGAGCAGGCGCTGAACTGGATCTCGGATCTCTACCGCGACGAGCAGGAGATCCGCGTGCGCGGCCAGCGGATCATCTACATGATCCACGAGGATGTCGGCCATCTGGGGCTCTTCGTCTCCGGCAAGGTGGCGCGACGCGAGCATGCCCAGATCGCCTCGACCATCGAGATGATCGAGGCGCTGGCGCCCGGGCTCTACGAGATGGAAGTGGTGGAGAAGTCGGGCGAGGGGAGCGCGGCCACCTTCACCGTTGATTTCCAGTCGCGCACCATCGCCGACATCGCGTCGCAGGATGACGGTCGGGAAGACGAGGCGGAGTTCGCCGCCGTCTCGCGCCTGTCCTCGCTTGGCCAGGAAATCTACGACCTTTCGGCAAGGCCGTTCGTCCAGGCTGCGGTCACGCCGGCGAGTGCCCGGGCCTACTTCCAGTCGCACCCGTTGCGCCGCCGCCGGCGGCTCCTGTCGGACCGCAATCCGGTCATGAGTATGCTGGTCCCGGGCGCGGATCTGGCCCGGACCTATCGCCGGCCAGCGCGCAGCGACAACCCGTTCAAGGTCATGGAGCACCTCTTCGCCGATGCGGTCGAGCGCGACTGGGATCTCTATCGGGACCTGCGCGACGCGACCTACGAACTCACCTTCAATGCGATCTTCGGCTCTCCCTGGATGCATCGGCTTGGCGAGGCAGCCTCGATGCCGGCCGGACGGGACGCGGTCGGGTCGTACCGCGACCTTCCGGAAGTCCGCGAGGCCCTGGACAGGATGGAATCCGGAGGACTGGCCGAAGCAGTGATCAGGATGATGATCCTGCTGGCCCGGGCGCGGGGCTCGGTGCGCAGGTCGCGGCTGGAGCGTTCCAACGATCTCCTGTCGAAGACGGAGCCGTTCGCATCGCTCTCCGAACAGGCGCGGACGCGGATCATCCATGATCAGACGATCATCATCGACTTCGAGCCGGACAGGGCCTTTTCGACGCTGCCGCGTCTTCTCGACGGCGCCAAGGAGCGCGAGCGCGCGCTGGAAATCGTCCTGAACGTGGCCGGTCCGCGCCGGGAGATGAATGCGCCGACCAAGGACATGGTCGACCGGCTGACCGAGCTTCTCGGCGAGGAAGCCGGTCGGACCTCGGCTGCGTGA